A region from the Gloeocapsa sp. PCC 73106 genome encodes:
- a CDS encoding NAD(P)/FAD-dependent oxidoreductase produces MRGRVVVIGGGAAGVFAAIQCAELNPQLEVSLLEAGRQLLSKVKISGGGRCNVTHHCFEPATLIQSYPRGGQALRGAFTRFQPQDTIAWFARRGVKLKTEADGRMFPVTDDSQTIVDCLIQSALQAKVQLRTGTAVKGVTKINDRFSLELNTLEILRGDRLLIATGSHPSGHRFAQRLGHQIQPLVPSLFTFTIRDSRLEGLAGLSVPQATLSLNLPKSKLVQTGPLLITHWGLSGPAVLKLSAWGAKILFDHHYQMSLLINWLPGEHPDSLKEKLIKLKTEIPKKQVNSFSPIDLPKRLWQRFLEVSDVPAKTLWSELPNSKIQQLSQEITQGRFQIQAKGAFKEEFVTCGGVSLKEVNFKTMESKICPGLYFAGEVLDIDGVTGGFNFQSAWTTGWLAGQALAEG; encoded by the coding sequence ATGAGAGGACGAGTAGTGGTAATTGGGGGTGGCGCGGCAGGTGTGTTCGCTGCTATCCAATGCGCAGAACTCAATCCCCAACTAGAAGTAAGCCTTTTAGAAGCGGGACGTCAGCTACTGAGTAAAGTCAAAATTTCCGGGGGTGGTCGCTGTAACGTCACCCATCACTGCTTTGAACCGGCAACTTTGATACAATCTTACCCCAGAGGTGGTCAAGCTTTACGGGGCGCTTTTACTCGCTTTCAACCCCAAGATACCATTGCTTGGTTCGCTCGACGCGGGGTTAAGTTAAAAACCGAAGCTGATGGTCGAATGTTCCCAGTAACCGATGACTCTCAAACGATTGTTGACTGCTTAATTCAAAGCGCTTTACAAGCTAAGGTTCAACTACGAACTGGTACAGCAGTGAAGGGAGTAACTAAAATTAATGACCGTTTTAGTCTGGAGTTGAATACTCTGGAAATTCTCAGGGGCGATCGCTTACTTATCGCTACGGGAAGTCACCCCTCGGGTCATCGTTTTGCTCAACGTCTGGGTCACCAAATTCAGCCCCTTGTTCCTTCTCTATTTACTTTTACCATCCGCGATTCACGTCTGGAGGGTTTAGCAGGGTTGAGTGTTCCACAAGCTACCCTCAGTCTCAATTTACCCAAATCGAAATTAGTCCAAACCGGACCCCTACTGATTACCCACTGGGGTTTAAGTGGTCCTGCTGTCTTAAAATTATCCGCTTGGGGAGCTAAAATACTGTTTGACCATCACTATCAGATGTCTTTGCTCATTAACTGGTTACCTGGAGAACATCCTGACTCTCTCAAAGAAAAACTGATTAAACTTAAAACGGAAATTCCCAAGAAACAAGTCAATTCTTTTTCTCCCATTGACTTACCGAAAAGATTATGGCAACGTTTTTTAGAAGTTAGCGACGTCCCCGCTAAAACTCTCTGGTCTGAATTACCTAACAGCAAGATTCAGCAATTGAGTCAGGAAATTACCCAGGGTCGTTTCCAAATCCAAGCTAAAGGCGCATTTAAGGAAGAATTCGTCACCTGTGGTGGTGTTTCTCTCAAAGAGGTCAATTTCAAAACTATGGAGAGTAAAATCTGTCCCGGTTTATATTTTGCTGGTGAGGTTCTCGATATCGATGGTGTCACCGGAGGGTTCAATTTTCAAAGCGCTTGGACTACAGGTTGGTTGGCGGGTCAAGCTTTAGCTGAGGGCTAA